One Setaria viridis chromosome 7, Setaria_viridis_v4.0, whole genome shotgun sequence genomic region harbors:
- the LOC117862573 gene encoding uncharacterized protein gives MAGAGAGAAAVERAHELYRGGRHREALELYSAALAAARGPAQRIALHSNRAACYLKLHDFRKAAEECTSVLELDREHAGALMLRAQTLVTLKDYQSALFDVNRLIEINPSSEVYRNLQARLKTQLSLAPIPECEEESLYLEEEKDELPPKGDQKIETSITKSDQPETKLVLENKPSNGHILERKPGTEPQKVDVPPTLPSKPQGWEAIPKPKGHSGLDYSKWDSVEDDSSEDEDDDEEDELPQYKFKVRTVGVRSVK, from the exons atggcgggcgcgggcgcgggcgcggcggcggtggagagggcgcacgaGCTCTACCGGGGCGGCCGCcaccgggaggcgctggagctctactccgcggcgctggcggcggcgcggggccccGCGCAGCGCATCGCGCTCCACAGCAACCGCGCCGCCTGCTACCTCAAGCTCCACGACTTCCGCAAG GCCGCAGAAGAGTGTACATCTGTCCTCGAGTTGGATAGGGAGCATGCCGGAGCTCTGATGTTGCGTGCCCAGACTCTCGTTACTCTGAAAGATTATCAGTCAGCTCTATTCGATGTCAACAGGCTCATTGAGATAAATCCATCATCTGAAGTATATCGGAACCTCCAGGCACGATTGAAGACACAGCTA TCACTTGCCCCAATTCCTGAGTGTGAAGAGGAGTCCCTGTATCTCgaagaagaaaaggatgaaCTTCCTCCAAAAGGAGATCAGAAGATTGAGACTTCTATCACTAAGTCTGACCAACCTGAAACTAAACTGGTTCTTGAGAACAAACCTTCAAATGGACATATTCTCGAAAGAAAACCTGGAACTGAACCTCAGAAGGTTGATGTTCCTCCTACTCTGCCTTCAAAACCCCAGGGCTGGGAGGCCATTCCAAAACCAAAAGGCCATTCAGGCCTTGATTACTCAAAATGGGACAGTGTTGAAGATGATTCGAGtgaagatgaggatgatgacgaAGAAGACGAGTTGCCGCAATATAAGTTT
- the LOC117862644 gene encoding LOW QUALITY PROTEIN: uncharacterized protein (The sequence of the model RefSeq protein was modified relative to this genomic sequence to represent the inferred CDS: inserted 2 bases in 1 codon; substituted 3 bases at 3 genomic stop codons), whose product MRRPGPSSSCRHGSAALPTLLLLLLLLAASAQAQQARTRTDPVEADALKGVFDKIGREMWPSWFSSSVDPCTGAATDDTDTDIDHNPNLNPAIKCNCKYQNNTVCHITKLKMYALDLVGPIPEELRNLTHLTNLNLMQNYLTGPIPSFLGELTALQYLSLAINALSGSVPKELGKLVNLVSLGISINNLNGSLPPELGNMVKLEQLYIDSSGLSGPLPPSFSKLTSLKILWASDNDFTGQIPDYIGSLSNLSDLRFQGNSFQGPLPTTLSNLVQLTSLRIGDIVNGSSSLAFISNMTSLNTLYAXLAIHLMTQTTSXYFLXCNQLLNSKTLDMFHCRVLRNCRISDNLASVNFSQFAKLSLLDLSFNNITGLVPQALLNLNSLSFLFLGNNSLSGSLPSSIGTSLKNLDFSYNQLSGNFPSWVSPNLTLNLVANNFVVSNSNNSVLLPSGLECLQRDTPCFLGSPQTKSFAVDCGSSSSMSGSDGSVYLPDDANLGPASYYVTGAPTWGVSNVGRFMEAFERDYIIQSLNASYTVYSSTRLFRNTPDSELFQKARMSPSSLRYFGIGLENGNYVVTLQFAEISFEDSRTWKSLGKRVFDIYIQGERKEQNFDIRKEARGSYAAVQKQYIIPVTRNFLEIHLFWAGKGTCCIPSQGHYGPLISALSVTPAPNAARKRSKNKTGATVGAAVGAVVVGLIVLTGLYVRRQKSRKLSLEQQDLYNTVGRPNLFTYSYGELKTASENFNSSNFLGEGGYGSVYKGKLSDGSVVAVKLLSETSRQGKKQFITEIETISQVQHRNLVKLYGCCLEGNNPLLVYEYLDNGSLDKALFGNGRLNLDWPTRFEICLGIARGLAYLHEESSIRVVHRDIKASNVLLDANLNSKISDFGLAKLYDDKNTHISTKVAGTFGYLAPEYAMRGHMSEKVDVFAFGVVILETIAGRPNYDGRLGEDKAYLLEWVWQLYEDDHPLDVTDPRLTEFNSEEVLRAIRVGLLCIQSSPRQRPPMSRVVSMLVGDIEVPEAVTKPSYVIEWQSNAMGTSSSEPGAEAMSLSSVIDEGREGLELAGQGEMKPRLSGGGFLLVLLLLNSWRAVAQAPPPPQTDPVEAAAVNAILSKLGLSAPASWNISGNPCSGAATDDTQLDDNPAFNPAIKCDCSDRNNTLCHVIRFKINTLDAVGPIPEELRNLTHLRKLDLRKNYLTGPLPAFIGELTALEYITVGINALSGPIPKELGNLVNLVSLALGSNNFNGTLPDELGKLTKLRQIYIDSNDFSGPLPSTLSQLKNLSVLWASDNNFTGQIPDYLGSLTNLTELKLQGNSFQGPIPKSLSNLVKLSKLRIGEIVNGSSPLAFIGNMTSLGELYDMCPPLYFILLXKFKSLTFKVPSCRVLRNSKISDTLASVDFSKFGNLSLLDLSFNNITGPIPQSILNLPSLSYLFLGNNSLSGSLPATKNPLLTNLDFSYNYLSGNFPSWATKKNLQLNLVANDFVIDSSNNSVLPWGLDCLQHNIPCFLGSPQSASFAVDCGGSTTISGSDKSMYQADNATLGAASYYVAGAPTWGVSSVGLFTNAPNGTYIIYSSRQFDNTLDSSLFQTARMSPSSLRYYGIGLENGNYTVTLQFAEVDFPDIESWRSRGRRVFDIYIQGDRKEQNFDIRMAAGGKSFTVVKKKYVVPVTKNFLEIHLFWAGKGTCCIPYKGYYGPAISALSATPNFVPTVRSSADRKSSSKTGVIVGVVVSVSVFALITLAGIFLWCQKRRKLLLELEELYTIVGRPNVFSYSELRSATENFCSSNLLGKGGYGSVYKGKLSDGRVVAVKQLSQSSNQGKKQFAAEIDTISRVQHRNLVSLYGCCLESNTPLLVYEYLENGSLDHALFEKGGLNLDWPARFEICLGIARGIAYLHEESTIRIVHRDIKASNVLLDSDLNPKISDFGLAKLYDDKKTHVSTRVAGTFGYLAPEYAMRGHMTEKVDVFAFGVVALEIVAGESNYQNTLDEDTTYIFERVWELYENGRPLDFVDPKLTECNGDEVLRVIRAALHCTQGAPHRRPPMSKVVSMLTGDADMTEEVAKPSYITEWQVKAVGSGSFTSSQVGSSSTTTQPSSGVHGGGGVQASPEPGDVTPVLPSPLFTSIIDEGR is encoded by the exons aTGAGGAGGCCTGGACCCAGCAGTTCGTGCCGCCATGGCTCTGCTGCGCTCCCgacgttgctgctgctgctgctgcttctagCTGCATCTGCGCAAGCTCAGCAAGCGAGGACAAGGACCGATCCGGTTGAAG CGGATGCGCTGAAGGGGGTGTTTGACAAAATCGGGCGCGAAATGTGGCCATCTTGGTTCAGCAGCAGCGTCGACCCTTGCACCGGCGCGGCCACGGACGACACCGACACCGACATCGACCATAACCCCAACCTCAACCCGGCCATCAAGTGCAACTGCAAGTACCAGAACAACACCGTATGCCACATCACCAAGCT GAAAATGTACGCATTGGATCTGGTAGGTCCTATACCAGAAGAGCTGAGGAACCTCACGCACTTGACCAATTT GAACTTAATGCAGAATTACTTAACAGGGCCTATACCATCGTTCCTTGGGGAACTGACTGCTTTGCAATACTT GAGTCTTGCAATTAATGCATTATCTGGATCTGTTCCAAAGGAGCTTGGGAAGCTTGTGAATCTCGTATCGCT GGGCATAAGCATTAACAACTTAAATGGATCCCTTCCTCCCGAACTGGGTAACATGGTTAAACTTGAGCAACT ATATATTGACAGCTCTGGCTTAAGTGGTCCACTACCACCATCATTTTCTAAGCTTACAAGCCTAAAAATATT GTGGGCATCAGATAATGATTTTACTGGGCAAATACCAGATTACATTGGGAGCCTCAGTAATTTATCAGATCT ACGGTTTCAAGGCAATTCATTTCAAGGTCCACTTCCAACCACTCTTTCTAATCTTGTCCAACTGACAAGCTT ACGAATAGGTGACATAGTAAATGGAAGTTCTTCACTGGCATTCATCAGTAACATGACATCTTTGAACACCTTGTATGCATAACTTGCCATTCATTTGATGACTCAAACTACATCTTAATATTTTCTGTAGTGTAACCAATTGTTAAATTCGAAAACTCTTGACATGTTTCATTGCAGAGTTTTGAGGAACTGCAGGATATCTGATAACCTGGCATCAGTAAACTTTTCACAGTTTGCAAAATTAAGCCTACT GGATTTGAGTTTTAACAATATTACTGGCCTAGTACCGCAAGCTCTGCTGAATCTGAATTCACTCAGCTTCTT GTTTCTCGGGAATAATAGTCTTTCAGGAAGCCTTCCAAGTTCTATAGGAACTTCTCTTAAAAACTT AGACTTTTCCTACAACCAGCTATCAGGAAACTTTCCCTCCTGGGTTAGTCCGAATTTGACATT GAATTTGGTGGCAAACAATTTCGTGGTCAGCAACTCCAATAACAG TGTCTTATTACCTTCGGGGCTGGAGTGCCTTCAGCGAGACACACCCTGCTTTCTTGGCTCTCCACAAA CTAAGTCCTTTGCTGTGGACTGCGGGAGCAGTAGTTCAATGTCAGGATCAGATGGTTCCGTGTATCTGCCTGATGATGCCAATCTTGGACCTGCATCCTATTATGTTACAGGAGCACCAACATGGGGTGTTAGCAATGTTGGGAGGTTCATGGAGGCATTTGAAAGAGATTACATAATACAAAGCTTAAATGCAAGTTACACAGTATACAGCTCAACACGCCTGTTTCGGAATACCCCAGATTCAGAACTGTTCCAGAAAGCAAGGATGTCGCCTTCGTCTTTAAGATACTTTGGTATTGGACTTGAGAACGGAAACTATGTGGTAACGCTTCAATTTGCAGAGATTAGCTTTGAGGACTCACGGACTTGGAAAAGTTTAGGTAAAAGAGTTTTTGATATTTATATACAG GGTGAGCGGAAGGAGCAGAACTTTGACATAAGAAAGGAAGCAAGAGGATCTTACGCTGCTGTCCAGAAGCAATATATTATTCCTGTCACTAGAAACTTCCTTGAAATTCATCTGTTCTGGGCTGGCAAGGGCACTTGTTGCATCCCTAGTCAAGGCCACTACGGGCCTTTAATCTCAGCTTTGAGTGTAACTCCAG CACCTAATGCTGCTCGGAAGAGAAGTAAGAATAAAACAGGTGCAACTGTTGGAGCTGCGGTTGGTGCAGTAGTTGTAGGACTAATAGTGCTCACTGGACTGTATGTCCGGAGGCAGAAAAGTAGAAAACTGTCTTTGGAGCAACAAG ACCTGTACAATACTGTTGGAAGACCTAATTTATTCACTTACAGTTATGGTGAACTAAAGACCGCTAGTGAAAATTTTAATTCCAGTAACTTTCTCGGCGAAGGAGGGTATGGGTCAGTTTATAAG GGTAAATTATCCGATGGAAGTGTAGTGGCAGTAAAACTACTATCTGAAACATCCCGTCAGGGGAAGAAGCAATTCATAACAGAAATAGAAACTATTTCTCAAGTGCAACACCGTAATCTCGTGAAGTTGTATGGTTGCTGCCTTGAAGGCAATAACCCATTGTTGGTTTACGAGTATCTAGACAACGGAAGCCTTGATAAAGCATTGTTCG GAAATGGGAGATTGAACCTGGACTGGCCAACACGCTTTGAGATATGTTTGGGCATTGCAAGAGGCCTGGCTTACCTCCATGAAGAGTCTAGCATCCGTGTTGTGCATAGGGATATAAAGGCTAGTAATGTCTTACTTGATGCCAATCTTAATTCTAAGATATCTGATTTTGGTCTCGCCAAACTTTATGATGACAAGAACACGCATATCAGCACAAAAGTTGCTGGTACATT TGGATATCTTGCACCTGAGTACGCCATGAGAGGTCATATGAGTGAGAAAGTTGATGTGTTTGCTTTTGGTGTGGTCATATTGGAGACTATAGCTGGAAGGCCAAACTATGATGGTAGGCTTGGTGAAGACAAAGCATATCTTTTAGAATGG GTCTGGCAACTTTACGAGGACGACCATCCTCTGGACGTCACAGACCCTAGGCTCACAGAATTCAATAGCGAAGAGGTGCTCCGTGCCATCCGCGTTGGCCTCCTCTGCATCCAAAGCTCACCTCGGCAGCGCCCGCCCATGTCGAGGGTGGTGTCGATGCTCGTCGGGGACATCGAGGTGCCCGAGGCGGTTACTAAGCCCAGTTACGTCATCGAGTGGCAGAGCAACGCCATGGGGACGTCGAGCTCGGAGCCGGGGGCGGAGGCCATGTCCCTGAGCTCCGTCATCGATGAAGGCCG GGAGGGGCTCGAGCTGGCAGGGCAGGGAGAGATGAAGCCCaggctgagcggcggcggcttcctcctGGTCTTGCTGCTTCTGAATTCTTGGAGAGCGGTGGCTcaggctccgccgccgccgcagactGATCCGGTTGAAG cggcggcggtgaacgCGATCCTGAGCAAGCTTGGGCTGAGCGCGCCGGCGTCGTGGAACATCAGCGGCAACCCCTgcagcggcgcggcgacggACGACACGCAGCTGGACGACAACCCGGCCTTCAACCCGGCCATCAAGTGCGACTGCTCCGACCGCAACAACACTCTCTGCCACGTCATCAGATT CAAGATAAACACGCTGGACGCGGTTGGTCCGATTCCAGAGGAGCTGCGGAACCTCACTCATCTCAGAAAGCT GGACTTGAGAAAAAATTACCTCACTGGGCCGTTACCAGCATTCATTGGAGAACTAACTGCTCTGGAATACAT AACTGTCGGCATCAATGCATTATCTGGACCTATCCCAAAGGAGCTTGGAAATCTTGTCAATCTCGTATCACT GGCATTGGGCTCAAACAATTTTAACGGCACACTTCCTGATGAGCTGGGCAAATTGACAAAACTTCGACAAAT ATACATTGATAGTAATGACTTCAGTGGTCCTCTACCATCGACATTGTCACAACTGAAGAACCTCTCAGTCTT GTGGGCATCAGACAATAATTTCACTGGGCAGATACCTGATTATCTCGGGAGCTTGACTAACTTGACTGAACT GAAGCTCCAAGGGAATTCTTTTCAAGGTCCCATTCCGAAAAGCCTTTCTAATCTTGTCAAGTTATCAAAATT AAGAATAGGCGAAATAGTAAATGGAAGCTCTCCACTGGCATTCATTGGCAACATGACATCTCTGGGTGAACTGTACGACATGTGCCCTCCActttattttattctttt taAATTTAAGAGCCTAACATTTAAGGTTCCATCTTGCAGAGTGTTGAGGAACAGCAAGATATCTGATACACTAGCATCAGTAGACTTTTCCAAATTTGGAAATTTAAGCTTACT GGACCTGAGTTTCAACAATATCACAGGACCAATACCTCAATCAATTTTGAATCTTCCATCGCTTAGTTATTT ATTTCTTGGGAATAATAGCCTTTCGGGAAGTCTTCCTGCCACGAAAAATCCCTTACTTACCAATTT AGATTTTTCATACAACTATCTCTCAGGAAACTTTCCTTCATGGGCTACCAAGAAAAATTTACAATT GAATTTGGTGGCAAACGACTTTGTAATTGATAGCTCCAATAACAG TGTTTTGCCATGGGGATTGGACTGTCTTCAGCACAATATTCCTTGTTTTCTTGGTTCTCCACAGT CTGCCTCCTTTGCGGTGGACTGTGGTGGTAGTACAACCATATCAGGTTCAGACAAGTCTATGTATCAGGCTGATAATGCTACTCTTGGAGCTGCATCATACTATGTTGCAGGTGCACCTACATGGGGTGTTAGCAGCGTCGGATTATTCACGAATGCACCCAATGGAACTTACATAATCTACAGTTCGCGCCAGTTTGATAACACACTAGATTCTTCGCTGTTCCAAACAGCAAGGATGTCACCATCATCTCTGAGATACTATGGCATTGGACTTGAGAATGGAAACTACACTGTTACACTTCAATTTGCAGAGGTTGACTTTCCAGACATAGAGTCTTGGAGAAGCAGAGGGAGGAGAGTTTTTGATATCTATATCCAG GGAGACCGCAAGGAGCAGAACTTTGACATTAGGATGGCTGCTGGAGGGAAATCTTTTACTGTTGTTAAGAAGAAGTATGTTGTTCCAGTGACCAAAAACTTCCTTGAGATTCATCTCTTCTGGGCTGGGAAGGGTACTTGCTGCATTCCTTATAAGGGATACTATGGACCTGCAATATCGGCTCTGAGTGCAACTCCAA ATTTTGTCCCTACAGTGCGTAGTTCTGCAGATAGAAAGAGCAGCAGTAAAACTGGTGTGATTGTTGGAGTTGTAGTTAGTGTTTCAGTTTTTGCATTGATCACATTGGCTGGAATCTTCTTATGGTGTCAGAAAAGGAGAAAGCTACTACTAGAGCTAGAAG AATTGTACACCATAGTTGGAAGGCCAAATGTCTTCAGTTATAGTGAGCTTAGGTCAGCTACAGAAAATTTTTGTTCTAGTAACCTACTTGGAAAAGGAGGATATGGATCAGTTTACAAG GGTAAATTGAGTGATGGAAGAGTGGTGGCCGTGAAGCAGCTCTCTCAATCCTCTAATCAGGGGAAAAAGCAATTTGCCGCAGAAATAGACACCATATCTCGAGTGCAGCACCGTAACCTTGTGAGCTTGTATGGTTGCTGCCTTGAGAGCAACACGCCATTGTTAGTTTACGAGTACCTGGAGAATGGAAGCCTTGATCATGCGTTGTTTG AGAAGGGAGGCTTGAACCTAGATTGGCCGGCACGATTTGAGATATGTTTGGGCATTGCAAGGGGTATCGCTTATCTCCATGAGGAGTCTACCATCCGCATCGTCCACAGGGACATAAAGGCTAGTAATGTGTTACTAGATTCTGATCTCAATCCGAAGATCTCCGATTTTGGGCTTGCCAAGCTTTATGATGACAAAAAGACTCATGTCAGCACAAGAGTTGCTGGCACATT TGGTTATCTCGCACCTGAGTACGCCATGAGAGGTCATATGACTGAGAAGGTTGATGTGTTTGCGTTTGGCGTGGTTGCATTGGAGATTGTTGCTGGTGAATCAAACTATCAAAATACATTAGATGAAGACACGACTTATATCTTTGAAAGG GTGTGGGAACTGTACGAAAACGGGCGGCCGCTGGACTTCGTGGACCCCAAGCTGACGGAGTGCAACGGCGACGAGGTCCTGCGCGTCATCCGCGCGGCGCTCCACTGCACCCAGGGCGCGCCCCACAGGCGGCCCCCCATGTCGAAGGTGGTGTCCATGCTCACCGGGGACGCCGACATGACCGAGGAAGTGGCCAAGCCGAGCTACATCACGGAGTGGCAGGTGAAGGCCGTCGGCAGCGGTAGCTTCACGAGCAGCCAGGTCgggtcgtcgtcgacgacgacgcagCCGTCCTCCGGCGTTCACGGTGGAGGCGGCGTCCAGGCGAGTCCGGAGCCTGGGGACGTCACGCCGGTGCTCCCGTCGCCGCTGTTCACCTCCATCATCGATGAAGGCCGGTGA
- the LOC140223508 gene encoding uncharacterized protein, with the protein MSLSFPNSSLYSLPKPTSDHTPIQLPMSTTIPKANLFRFENAWLKHSDFLPAVLPAWLRGSPHGVAAAIVGSLKAVRCTSKAWARRKSVPPTLLPNCKFVIYLLDVLEEGRCLSAGEHLLCCDCQDHLVLVLRERAAYWKQRGKHRAIQEGDANTRFFHAQATQRLHCNNIRALEVDGVVVSSHQDKTAALTSHHQGLLRVNTAASDSIGVAALYAESERVDEAPLLAPFMELEARIAVCSMNRSSSLGPDGFGPAFYAAAWSTVVPTVMELAWAFQAGTAELEHLNRSYIVMISKHAAATTPGDYRPICLQNCSLKIISKMLTTWLQH; encoded by the coding sequence ATGAGCCTATCCTTCCCCAACTCCTCCCTCTACTCTTTGCCCAAGCCAACCTCTGATCACACGCCAATTCAGCTCCCCATGTCCACCACCATCCCAAAAGCAAACCTGTTCCGCTTTGAGAACGCCTGGCTCAAACACAGCGACTTCCTGCCCGCGGTGCTCCCGGCCTGGCTCAGAGGCTCGCCGCACGGCGTGGCTGCGGCCATTGTTGGCTCGCTCAAAGCAGTTCGGTGCACGTCCAAGGCTTGGGCGCGACGTAAGAGCGTTCCTCCCACCCTTCTCCCTAATTGCAAGTTTGTGATATATCTTCTTGATGTGCTTGAGGAAGGCCGCTGTCTTTCTGCAGGTGAACATCTCTTATGCTGCGACTGCCAGGACCACCTTGTGCTGGTCCTGCGCGAACGCGCGGCATACTGGAAGCAACGCGGGAAACACCGCGCCATCCAGGAAGGCGACGCGAACACCCGCTTCTTCCATGCGCAGGCCACTCAGCGCCTGCACTGCAACAACATCCGGGCCCTAGAGGTGGACGGCGTCGTGGTGTCCTCGCACCAGGACAAGACAGCCGCGCTGACCTCTCACCACCAAGGGCTCCTGCGCGTGAACACGGCAGCTTCGGACTCCATCGGCGTCGCGGCCCTCTACGCCGAATCAGAAAGGGTGGACGAGGCGCCTCTGCTGGCGCCGTTCATGGAGCTAGAAGCGCGCATCGCGGTGTGCTCGATGAACCGGTCTAGCTCTCTTGGACCGGATGGCTTCGGGCCAGCTTTCTACGCGGCGGCATGGTCCACGGTGGTGCCGACGGTCATGGAGCTGGCCTGGGCGTTCCAGGCAGGTACTGCGGAGCTTGAGCATCTGAATCGCTCATACATTGTCATGATCTCCAAACATGCCGCCGCCACAACGCCGGGGGACTACCGCCCAATCTGCCTGCAAAATTGCTCCTTGAAGATCATCTCTAAGATGCTGACGACGTGGCTGCAACACTAG